One stretch of Brachyhypopomus gauderio isolate BG-103 chromosome 10, BGAUD_0.2, whole genome shotgun sequence DNA includes these proteins:
- the mogat2 gene encoding 2-acylglycerol O-acyltransferase 2 — MRDYFPIKLVKTADLDPKQNYILGFHPHGVLVVGAFANFCTQATGFSQLFPGLEPYLLMLPLWFRAPFFRDYIMCAGLVPSDKNSASYLLSREGGGNAVVIAVGGALEALDAHPGAHTVQLANKKGFVKLAMEYGADLVPVYSFGENEVFDQVPNPRGTWLRWIQDHLQSIMGISLPLFHARGIFQYSFGLMPYRKPITTVVGKPIKVKRNKTPSAEELDDVHQLYMEELTQLFEEHKGKCGIAEDTQLIFL, encoded by the exons ATGAGAGATTACTTCCCTATCAAG CTGGTGAAGACGGCGGATCTGGACCCCAAGCAGAACTACATCCTGGGCTTTCACCCCCATGGGGTCCTGGTGGTTGGAGCCTTCGCCAACTTCTGCACGCAGGCCACAGGCTTCAGCCAGCTCTTCCCCGGCCTGGAGCCCTACCTGCTCATGTTGCCCCTGTGGTTCCGGGCGCCCTTCTTCAGAGACTACATCATGTGTGCAG GACTTGTTCCTTCTGACAAGAACAGTGCTAGCTATCTGCTCAGTAGGGAAGGGGGTGGGAACGCTGTGGTAATCGCAGTGGGCGGAGCTCTCGAGGCACTGGACGCCCATCCAGGTGCCCACACGGTGCAGCTGGCCAATAAAAAGGGCTTCGTTAAGCTAGCAATGGAGTATGG TGCCGACCTCGTCCCCGTTTATTCTTTCGGAGAAAATGAGGTGTTTGACCAAGTCCCCAACCCCCGGGGAACATGGCTACGCTGGATCCAGGACCACCTGCAGAGCATCATGGGTATTTCTCTGCCACTCTTCCATGCCCGAGGGATATTCCAGTACAGCTTCGGTCTCATGCCATACAGGAAGCCCATCACCACTGTCG TGGGTAAACCAATCAAGGTGAAGAGAAACAAGACGCCATCAGCAGAGGAACTGGATGATGTTCACCAGCTGTACATGGAGGAGCTCACACAGCTGTTTGAGGAGCACAAAGGCAAATGTGGCATAGCTGAAGACACACAGCTGATCTTCTTATGA